CCAGCCCAAGGTGACGTACGTTCTAACATCCATGCTGGTGGTAAAGAAGTAAAACACGTATTAACCAAACAAGAACTACGTCTGTGTAAACACATTGGCCCTAAATTAGTGCGCGATGGTCTGTACTTCGTTGGCCTTGATGTTATCAACGGCAAACTGGTTGAAGTCAATGTACTAAGCCCTGGCGGTATCACACGTATCAACCGTTTGAACCGTACTAAGTTACAACGTGACGTTCTAGATTTCGTTGAAAGCGTTGTTGTAGCAAAAGAAGTGAGCATTACACGGAAGAATGAATTCCGTAAGGTTATCGCTGATGCTACAGCTTACTGAGCAGGAGGTGCTGGATAAGATCCAGCATCTAGTTCCATTCGAAGCGCAACTTAATGACGGCAGCTTAACAGTTCGCATTAGCGAGTATCAGCCATACATTGCGACAGCTATTCACCATGGTCATCGTTTCCGTACTGAGTTGATGAGCAAATGTGAATTAACTGAAGAAGAACGTTACTACGAAGAAGATCCGTTCACGGGTGATTTTATTTCTTCGTTACCGATTATTTTGCAAGGTGAAGACTCTCGCTATGAGTATGATCTAAACCGTCCGAGTGATCAGTGCATTTACGATCAAGCATGGGGCAAAGACGTATGGTCTACCCCGCTGACGGATGTCGAAAAAAATGTATCACTGGATAAGCACGCAAAATACTACCGTATTTTAAAGTGCTTAATTGAAACACTGGAAAGTAAGTTTGGCCTTTGCTTAATTTATGATGTGCATTCCTATAATTACCAGCGTATTGAGACGGATACGCCGACCTTTAATTTAGGTACGCAGCAAATCAATAAAAAGCAATGGCGTAAAGAAATTGATGAGTGCTTAAGTCAGCTTAATAACGTTGAATTGCCGAATATTGCTGTATCGGCAAAAGAGAATGATGTATTCAAAGGCATGGGTTACCAAGCTAGCTTTGTAAAACAACATTTTAAAAAGACGTTAATTTTACCGATTGAAGTGAAAAAGATTTTCATGAACGAAGTGGGTGGTGAAAGCTTCCCACTCGTCATTGAAAAAATGAAAGAAGCCATGAAAACCGTGGTAACGGAACATGCTGCATTCACTTTGCGTCGTAAAACTAAAGTTAAGCGTTTAACAAGTAGCCATATTCTTGCGTCTAAGTTGCCAAGAGAAGTGCTAAAGCTGGATCGCCAGTTGTTCTCGATTGCGCGTGGTGTTAATACACTAAGTTATATTAACCCAACGAACTTAAAACAAGAGAAGCGTCGATTCTTACATAAGCCGTTTACGTACCAGCCAAGCTTTACGTACCGACAACTGGATCTTGATCCATACAAATTCCGTGAGCAACTATATCGCTTGCCTGTTGAAGATATTCGTGATGCTGACATTCAAAAAATGTACCGCAAAACAATTGACCAACTCGCAGTGCGTATCGACTTGCTAACGAGCATAGGTACCGATGAGTTCTTATACAACTCACTACGTTACTACGGGCAGCCAGATGATCGTGATATTGCTAACGCGAAGTTCATTCTTCATGCTTGTGAATATCAAGAGAAAGAGCCAGCAACGCTGAATGCAAAAGATGCCATTGCTGCGTTTAAAGCTGCCGCAGCTGATTATGGACTCAAGTGTAATGTGGTTGGTTCGAAAACCTTAATTGCAAGAGCCATGGTAAGTGGACGTAGCATCAAGGTAAACGTAAACAGCACCTTTACTGAACGCGACTTAGACGCCCTTATTCAGCACGAATTAGGCGTTCACTTAGTCACGAGCGTAAACGC
The nucleotide sequence above comes from Photobacterium swingsii. Encoded proteins:
- a CDS encoding flavohemoglobin expression-modulating QEGLA motif protein codes for the protein MLQLTEQEVLDKIQHLVPFEAQLNDGSLTVRISEYQPYIATAIHHGHRFRTELMSKCELTEEERYYEEDPFTGDFISSLPIILQGEDSRYEYDLNRPSDQCIYDQAWGKDVWSTPLTDVEKNVSLDKHAKYYRILKCLIETLESKFGLCLIYDVHSYNYQRIETDTPTFNLGTQQINKKQWRKEIDECLSQLNNVELPNIAVSAKENDVFKGMGYQASFVKQHFKKTLILPIEVKKIFMNEVGGESFPLVIEKMKEAMKTVVTEHAAFTLRRKTKVKRLTSSHILASKLPREVLKLDRQLFSIARGVNTLSYINPTNLKQEKRRFLHKPFTYQPSFTYRQLDLDPYKFREQLYRLPVEDIRDADIQKMYRKTIDQLAVRIDLLTSIGTDEFLYNSLRYYGQPDDRDIANAKFILHACEYQEKEPATLNAKDAIAAFKAAAADYGLKCNVVGSKTLIARAMVSGRSIKVNVNSTFTERDLDALIQHELGVHLVTSVNADNQPLKVLKLGLPGNTHTQEGLAILCEHLSGSFPLHRLKTLALRVIAVDKMVNGESFGDTFHALKQDYKLSDDDAFTITARVYRGGGFTKDFLYLRGLKDALHCYHEQDLTSLFVGKTGFEFKPLLEELIARDILQKPAYMPKALTLETKADPVMDFLLNSIR